A stretch of Primulina tabacum isolate GXHZ01 chromosome 13, ASM2559414v2, whole genome shotgun sequence DNA encodes these proteins:
- the LOC142523146 gene encoding uncharacterized protein LOC142523146: MEEPESPLQILTPYRGGGRKCSNPNSPEFEFRMIRNPSFPQPNLLSADELFYDGFLLPLHKINLSNVPPPPPPRQDIIEASGHGKESSNVESSELSASPRLTSSKRWMDIFKKSSRSSTTASTDGNGKRKGIDDYSKEKRREKNNAVSTSNGFSASELNINLWPFPRSKSAGNDGTRPRPAPAARKVSSAPCSRSNSACESKSRKCPSSPSRVAGVHLGRSSPVWKVRRGGSGGGVAGSARSSDAFLKSARQGIRKDGNDSRRKTQAVGSVSGGPVYIDYRHHLSCRSDDNTAHGGGGISGERVRGNNLFNIRSLFTKKSNSVSI; the protein is encoded by the coding sequence ATGGAAGAACCAGAGTCCCCCCTTCAAATTCTTACACCATATCGTGGcggtggaagaaaatgtagtAATCCAAACTCACCTGAATTCGAGTTTCGGATGATTCGAAACCCATCTTTTCCACAGCCTAATCTCCTCTCTGCCGATGAACTCTTCTATGACGGATTTCTCCTCCCCCTGCACAAGATTAACCTCTCCAACGTGCCTCCACCTCCGCCGCCGCGTCAGGACATTATTGAAGCATCTGGACACGGGAAAGAATCTTCGAATGTTGAATCGTCTGAGTTGTCAGCATCTCCTAGGTTGACTTCTTCGAAACGTTGGATGGATATATTCAAGAAAAGCTCACGCTCATCGACCACCGCTAGCACAGATGGTAATGGCAAAAGGAAGGGTATTGATGATTACAGTAAGGAGAAGAGGAGAGAGAAGAATAATGCTGTTAGCACGAGTAATGGGTTCAGCGCTTCGGAGCTAAACATAAACCTTTGGCCGTTCCCAAGGAGTAAGTCCGCCGGGAACGACGGGACCAGGCCGCGACCTGCTCCGGCGGCTCGGAAAGTGAGTAGCGCCCCGTGCTCCAGGAGTAACTCAGCATGCGAGTCAAAGTCCAGGAAGTGTCCCAGTAGCCCTAGCAGAGTCGCTGGCGTTCACTTGGGGAGGAGCAGTCCTGTTTGGAAGGTTCGCCGCGGTGGTTCTGGTGGCGGCGTCGCAGGAAGTGCGCGGAGTTCAGACGCATTCCTGAAGAGTGCTCGACAGGGTATCAGAAAAGATGGGAATGACAGTCGCCGGAAGACACAAGCCGTCGGGTCTGTCAGCGGAGGTCCTGTCTATATCGACTACCGGCATCATCTAAGCTGCAGAAGTGACGATAACACCGCTCACGGCGGCGGCGGCATATCTGGTGAAAGGGTACGTGGCAATAATTTATTCAACATCCGAAGCCTCTTTACAAAGAAGTCTAATTCAGTatcaatataa